In Leptotrichia sp. oral taxon 221, the DNA window ACAGGATTACATCACTTTGTATATACACCATTTATATTTGGACCAGCAGCAGTTCCAGGTGGAATTCAAACTTACTGGGTACAACATATTGGAGAATTTGCTCAATCTACAAAACCTTTAAAAGAAATGTTCCCACAAGGTGGATTTGCATTACACGGTAACTCAAAAATCTTTGGTTCAGTAGGTATCGCACTTGCAATGTATTCAACTGCTAAACCTGAAAACAAGAAAAAAGTAGCAGGATTGTTATTACCAGTTTTATTAACTGCAATAGTTTCAGGAATTACAGAACCACTTGAATTTACATTCTTATTTATAGCACCAGTATTATTTGGATTACACGCAGTATTAGCTGCAACAATGTCAACATTAATGTATATGTTCGGAGTTGTAGGAAACTTCGGTGGAGGATTCTTAGACTTCTTATTCTTAAACTGGATTCCAATGTTTAAAAACCACAGTGGAACAGTAATTATTCAAATTGTAATTGGATTAATCTTTACATGTATTTATTTCGTATTATTCAGATTCTTAATTTTAAAAATGGATTTAAAAACTCCAGGTAGAGAAGATGATGATGAAGAAATGAAACTTTATACAAAAGCTGACTATAGAGCTAAACATGGTGAAGGTGGAGCACAAGGTGCAGCAGCCGTAGCTGGTGGAGATGAATATGCTCAAAAAGGTGCAATCATTCTTGAAGCATTAGGTGGAAGAGAAAATATTGAAGAACTTAATAACTGTGCAACTAGACTTAGAGTAAGTGTAAAAGATGCAAGTAAATTATTACCAGATGCAGCGTTTAAAGCAGCAGGAGCTCATGGTGTAGTTAGAAAAGGAACAGCTATTCAAGTAATCATTGGATTATCAGTACCTCAAGTAAGAGAAAGAATTGAAGAAATGATGAAAAAAGGGTAAAAATAAAATTTGATAAATAATTAAATTTTTAGAAAAAGTATTGTTTTATAGAAATTATGAAAATGATTTTTATAATCAATACTTTTTTCTTTTAATATAAATTTAAAAGTATTGAAAATGTAAATACTTTGTGATAAAATAACGATAATTGAAATTAATAAAAAAGAATAAATAGGAGAGGAGAAGTTACTTTAAATCTAGGAAAATTTAATTTTGAATAGATTAAAGCAATGGGAAAATATGAAGAAATTAATGGTAATGTCATTGTTGCTAGCGAGTATGAGTGTGGCACATGCAGAAGTTACTAGTAACACAAATTCTAATGAGAGTACTAATAAATATCCAGGTCGAACTAATACAAATACAAAAGGAGGATTT includes these proteins:
- a CDS encoding alpha-glucoside-specific PTS transporter subunit IIBC, with amino-acid sequence MMKKIQRFGGAMMAPVLLFAFTGIVVGIASLFTNPQVMGSIANEGTNWYKFWFVISEGGWTVFRQMPLLFAIGLPISLATKTNARACLEAFALYTTYNYFVAAMLAQWSFFGVDMSQEAGGTSGLAIIAGVKTLDTNLFGAIIISAIVVYLHNKYFDKKLPDFLGVFQGTVFVYIIGFLVMLPCALITALCWPKVQIGINNLQQLLKVSGPIGVWIYTFLERALIPTGLHHFVYTPFIFGPAAVPGGIQTYWVQHIGEFAQSTKPLKEMFPQGGFALHGNSKIFGSVGIALAMYSTAKPENKKKVAGLLLPVLLTAIVSGITEPLEFTFLFIAPVLFGLHAVLAATMSTLMYMFGVVGNFGGGFLDFLFLNWIPMFKNHSGTVIIQIVIGLIFTCIYFVLFRFLILKMDLKTPGREDDDEEMKLYTKADYRAKHGEGGAQGAAAVAGGDEYAQKGAIILEALGGRENIEELNNCATRLRVSVKDASKLLPDAAFKAAGAHGVVRKGTAIQVIIGLSVPQVRERIEEMMKKG